In a single window of the Chondrocystis sp. NIES-4102 genome:
- a CDS encoding GAF sensor signal transduction histidine kinase, which translates to MSNNHLSSNEFATICQSQITLLSNSLGAVWSVVYLAEEVNEGKSAQLFPFTIYPQTEDKSLFELPVVRLSESWQQLQSQLSTQLLPANFVTASNHVSSAESNYAKTKQLIVPLIHQETFIGLLVTGREDRQWQPAELEQVEEVARTLAIARYLELQYHWTKEELIEQKNLRRVEQDRLDNLLHQLRNPLTALRTFSKLLLKRLLPEDPKHQLAQSLLKQSDRFQELLEQFEADAVKDKDVSATIPRLPGSENTVAPSNFLLPSAEDMLNPVDLNLLLEPLLDTARAIAEDRKIELKSNIAPDLPQIQGDASALREIFTNLIDNALKYTPLGGRIQLDLVTKANMLGIAIRDTGYGIPLGYQSRIFERHYRGMQAQSNIPGTGLGLAIAHELVTRMQGEIELISPNSLSPDSPGTTFIVWLPLSTHN; encoded by the coding sequence ATGTCAAATAATCATCTTTCAAGTAATGAATTTGCAACCATTTGTCAGTCTCAGATAACATTATTATCAAATAGTCTGGGGGCGGTTTGGAGTGTTGTATATTTAGCCGAAGAAGTAAATGAAGGTAAATCAGCACAACTTTTTCCGTTTACGATTTATCCTCAAACCGAAGATAAAAGTTTATTTGAGCTTCCTGTAGTGCGCTTGAGTGAAAGTTGGCAACAATTGCAGTCGCAATTATCAACTCAATTACTTCCAGCTAATTTTGTTACGGCTTCTAATCATGTCTCATCCGCAGAGTCTAATTATGCCAAAACTAAACAACTGATTGTACCTTTGATTCATCAAGAAACTTTTATTGGTTTATTGGTAACTGGGCGTGAAGATCGTCAATGGCAACCTGCGGAATTAGAACAAGTAGAAGAAGTTGCGCGAACATTAGCGATCGCTCGCTATTTGGAATTACAATATCATTGGACAAAAGAGGAATTAATTGAACAAAAGAATCTTAGACGGGTAGAACAAGATCGTTTAGATAATTTACTCCATCAATTACGTAATCCTTTAACTGCTTTACGCACATTTAGTAAACTACTATTAAAACGTCTTTTACCAGAAGATCCAAAACATCAACTAGCCCAAAGTCTTTTAAAACAAAGCGATCGCTTTCAAGAATTATTAGAACAATTTGAGGCAGATGCTGTCAAAGATAAAGACGTTAGTGCTACTATCCCCAGATTACCAGGTAGTGAAAACACTGTAGCTCCAAGTAATTTTTTATTACCAAGTGCTGAGGATATGTTAAACCCAGTAGATTTAAACTTGCTGCTTGAACCTTTATTAGATACGGCAAGAGCGATCGCCGAAGATAGAAAGATTGAGCTTAAAAGTAATATTGCGCCAGATCTTCCCCAAATACAGGGAGACGCTTCGGCTTTACGGGAAATTTTTACTAATTTAATTGATAATGCCTTAAAATATACTCCTTTAGGTGGTAGGATACAGCTTGATTTAGTGACTAAAGCCAATATGTTGGGAATTGCAATTAGGGATACTGGTTATGGCATTCCTCTGGGATATCAAAGTCGCATTTTTGAACGACATTATCGAGGTATGCAGGCTCAGAGCAATATTCCAGGTACAGGTTTGGGGCTGGCGATCGCTCATGAATTGGTTACCAGGATGCAGGGAGAAATTGAATTAATTAGTCCTAATAGTTTATCTCCAGATAGCCCAGGAACAACATTTATAGTTTGGCTACCCCTTTCAACTCATAATTGA
- a CDS encoding ABC transporter ATP-binding protein has product MSILTLQNIKKDFGIKEVLRDASFSIDPNDKVGLIGVNGSGKSTLLKMIAGIEPIDGGQRLVTSGAKIIYLPQQPVIDENLTVIDQVFADSGEQMKLVREYEELSLKISHSTGASLEALMSRLATVSEKIEILGAWELETKAKIILTKLGIVDFDAKVGDLSGGYRKRIALATALLNEPDLLLMDEPTNHLDAESVEWLQDYLARFSGAILLITHDRYFLDQVTNRILEIDRADLYTYTGNYAYYLEKKAAQSASADSSFQKYQGILRRELEWLKKGPKARSTKQKARIGRIKDMQEQEFKQAQLEVDIDTPGRRIGKKVIELENISKAYNDRVLIQDFSYKFTPKDRIGIIGGNGAGKSTLMNIITGRITPDHGQVDIGQTIHIGYFDQHSDTLLSALNQEQRVIDYIKEVAEVVSTADGNKITASQMLEKFLFSPNQQYAPINQLSGGEKRRLFLLQVLMGAPNVLILDEPTNDLDVQTLTILEDYLDNFNGCVIVVSHDRYFLDRTVDFILAIESGGNVRSYPGNYSVYLDHQKQAVKTAKTESAPSKPRSSKPQNTNSNTQLKIKPLSNFERREYEKLEATIDQMEADKAKLEADLAINCSDFTLVQELSQKLASLNTKIETATERWLELAEREG; this is encoded by the coding sequence ATGAGCATTTTAACGCTACAAAACATTAAAAAAGACTTTGGTATTAAAGAAGTACTTAGAGATGCCAGCTTTAGTATCGATCCCAACGATAAAGTAGGGTTAATTGGGGTTAATGGCTCTGGTAAATCCACACTGTTAAAAATGATTGCTGGAATTGAGCCTATCGACGGCGGTCAACGTTTGGTTACATCTGGGGCTAAAATCATCTATCTTCCCCAACAGCCAGTAATTGATGAAAATTTAACCGTGATTGATCAAGTGTTTGCCGATAGTGGTGAGCAAATGAAATTAGTACGGGAGTATGAAGAGTTATCCCTAAAAATTTCTCACTCAACAGGAGCATCTTTAGAAGCTTTGATGTCACGCCTGGCTACGGTATCAGAAAAAATAGAAATTCTAGGCGCATGGGAATTAGAAACCAAAGCAAAAATAATTTTAACCAAGTTAGGTATTGTAGATTTTGATGCCAAGGTAGGAGATCTTTCAGGTGGTTATCGTAAGCGCATTGCTCTGGCTACTGCCTTATTGAATGAACCAGATTTATTACTAATGGATGAGCCGACTAACCATTTAGATGCCGAGTCTGTCGAATGGTTGCAGGACTATCTAGCGCGCTTTTCTGGTGCGATTTTATTAATTACCCACGATCGCTATTTTTTGGATCAAGTAACCAACCGAATCTTAGAAATAGATCGCGCTGATTTGTATACTTATACTGGTAACTATGCTTACTATCTAGAAAAGAAAGCAGCACAATCCGCTTCAGCCGATAGCAGTTTCCAAAAATATCAAGGTATCCTCAGACGGGAATTAGAATGGCTCAAAAAAGGGCCAAAAGCCCGTAGTACTAAACAAAAAGCTCGCATCGGTCGCATCAAAGATATGCAGGAGCAGGAGTTTAAACAGGCACAGCTTGAGGTTGATATTGATACCCCAGGTAGACGCATTGGTAAAAAGGTTATTGAACTGGAAAATATCAGCAAGGCTTATAATGATCGGGTTTTAATTCAGGATTTTAGTTATAAATTTACTCCAAAAGATCGCATTGGTATCATTGGGGGCAATGGTGCAGGTAAATCTACCCTGATGAATATTATTACAGGTAGAATTACTCCCGATCACGGTCAGGTAGACATAGGACAAACAATTCACATTGGTTATTTTGACCAGCATTCAGATACTTTGTTATCCGCTCTCAATCAAGAACAAAGAGTTATTGACTACATAAAAGAAGTGGCGGAGGTGGTTAGCACTGCCGATGGTAATAAAATTACAGCTTCTCAGATGTTAGAAAAGTTCTTATTCTCTCCCAATCAACAGTATGCACCAATTAATCAACTGTCTGGGGGAGAAAAACGCCGTTTATTTCTTTTACAAGTATTGATGGGGGCCCCCAATGTCTTGATTTTAGATGAACCAACTAATGATCTAGACGTGCAGACTCTGACAATTTTAGAAGACTATTTAGATAACTTTAATGGTTGTGTAATCGTAGTTTCCCACGATCGCTATTTTCTAGATCGGACTGTGGATTTTATTCTGGCGATCGAATCTGGCGGTAATGTCCGTAGTTATCCTGGTAATTATTCTGTTTATTTGGATCATCAAAAGCAAGCGGTGAAAACTGCTAAAACAGAATCAGCCCCCTCTAAGCCAAGATCAAGTAAACCTCAGAATACTAATAGTAATACTCAACTCAAGATTAAACCTCTATCTAATTTTGAGCGACGAGAATATGAAAAGTTAGAAGCCACAATTGACCAGATGGAGGCAGACAAAGCCAAACTAGAAGCGGATTTAGCCATTAATTGCAGTGATTTTACTTTGGTTCAAGAATTATCCCAAAAACTAGCCAGCTTAAATACAAAAATTGAAACAGCAACAGAGCGTTGGTTGGAATTGGCTGAAAGAGAAGGATAA
- a CDS encoding polysaccharide export protein codes for MKNKSVWYQLFLKRVNSYNAIALNLPKLLTLSLCLAVTTPVIAQDNTIQLRDADSSQSSSNSVSPTKKPGEINYQTLPPLENQTTPTTPNTLAPLPPPENVQFATQETNYTLGAGDRINLNIFQVEEYSGEYPVLVDGTISLPLVGNVDVRGLSLKETSDTVAKKYATYLKRPIITVGLVAPRPLKISIAGEVDNPGSYEVPLTAENPQFPTVTSMLQQAGGITTIADVRNVRVTRTIKGKEVVYNSNLWDLLNKRQINQDISLRDGDTIFVPTAEAINIAELNRLAKTSYGLQTDKPIQVAVVGEVYRPGTHFVQPELLSRNNVGSQERQESIPPRLTQAIGIAKGIKPLANVEAVEVRRSTWDGSEKIIAVNLWELIQSGDTSQDLILQEGDKIIIPRADKISKERSRAIASGTISPEKITVNVVGEVVTPGPQEVEPNTPLNNAILAAGGFNTQRANTKEVELVSLQPDGTVEKRKIEVDFGAEVNDETNPILGQNDVVVVGRSGSTSALDSVGKVTSPLGGLFGLFNLIF; via the coding sequence ATGAAAAATAAATCTGTTTGGTATCAATTATTTTTAAAACGAGTTAATAGCTACAACGCGATCGCTCTTAATTTACCCAAGTTACTCACTTTATCATTATGTTTGGCTGTAACTACCCCAGTTATCGCTCAAGACAACACTATACAGCTACGTGATGCTGATTCTAGTCAATCATCTAGTAATAGCGTATCACCTACTAAAAAGCCAGGTGAAATAAATTATCAGACATTACCCCCCCTAGAAAATCAAACTACGCCCACCACACCAAACACCCTCGCTCCTTTACCCCCTCCAGAAAACGTTCAATTTGCCACTCAAGAAACTAACTACACTCTTGGTGCAGGGGATAGAATCAACCTCAATATCTTCCAAGTAGAAGAATATAGTGGGGAATATCCCGTGTTAGTTGATGGCACTATTAGTTTACCTTTGGTTGGTAATGTTGATGTGCGTGGACTAAGTTTAAAAGAAACTTCCGATACAGTAGCTAAAAAGTACGCAACCTATCTTAAGCGTCCAATTATTACTGTAGGCTTAGTTGCGCCTCGTCCTTTGAAAATCAGTATTGCAGGAGAGGTTGATAATCCAGGATCTTATGAAGTTCCTCTAACTGCTGAAAATCCTCAATTTCCTACTGTAACTAGTATGCTACAACAGGCGGGTGGAATTACCACTATTGCGGATGTACGTAATGTTAGGGTAACTCGAACCATTAAAGGCAAGGAAGTAGTATATAATTCCAATCTTTGGGATCTGCTAAATAAACGCCAAATCAATCAAGATATTTCGTTGCGAGACGGCGATACTATTTTTGTACCAACAGCAGAAGCAATTAATATTGCCGAATTAAATAGATTAGCCAAAACAAGTTATGGTTTACAAACCGATAAACCTATTCAAGTGGCTGTAGTTGGTGAGGTATATAGACCTGGTACTCACTTTGTACAACCAGAATTATTGAGTAGAAACAACGTAGGTAGCCAGGAAAGACAAGAATCTATTCCCCCAAGACTTACTCAAGCCATAGGTATTGCTAAAGGAATTAAACCTCTAGCTAATGTCGAAGCAGTGGAAGTAAGACGTAGCACCTGGGATGGATCGGAGAAAATTATCGCAGTCAACCTATGGGAATTAATACAGTCGGGAGATACTAGTCAAGATCTAATCTTGCAAGAAGGAGATAAAATTATTATCCCCAGAGCAGATAAAATCAGTAAAGAAAGAAGTCGCGCGATCGCTTCTGGTACAATTTCCCCAGAAAAAATAACAGTCAATGTTGTAGGGGAAGTCGTTACCCCAGGACCCCAAGAGGTTGAACCTAATACTCCTCTTAACAATGCAATTTTAGCTGCTGGTGGTTTTAATACCCAACGTGCCAACACTAAAGAGGTAGAATTAGTTAGCCTACAACCCGATGGAACTGTGGAAAAACGCAAAATCGAAGTGGATTTTGGAGCAGAGGTTAACGATGAGACTAACCCTATCCTAGGACAAAACGATGTGGTTGTTGTTGGTCGTTCTGGCTCTACTTCTGCTTTAGATAGCGTCGGTAAAGTCACTAGTCCTCTTGGCGGACTCTTTGGTTTGTTTAACCTTATCTTCTAA
- a CDS encoding inositol monophosphatase, with product MSSKPSPRQIIQTLLPHLKVAANYALEIQTKIASLPAKDAEDNILSAALTDADLSIQTLVEVALLGTFPQLSFYGEEYEKSRNTKYFLSTKLEAEDNYLISLDPIDGTQYYLDGFDNYQIILTIWSRDNCEAAIALSPAQNCYYYMLRNQGVYYGNLYQDLDQCIPLKVINPSPTILLGWGMAYLKPALINKYQVIDLENCYSGKKKLPNYNGIFSGDLIGWITKRGKFIDSAALAFMAAENGCLVTDLNGLPLPPPFTCENYSYNGAIVANSQAVYQDLLAACQQLNNIN from the coding sequence ATGTCTTCTAAACCTTCTCCTCGTCAGATAATTCAAACCCTACTACCTCATTTAAAAGTGGCTGCCAATTATGCCCTAGAAATTCAAACTAAAATTGCTTCTCTACCAGCTAAAGATGCAGAAGATAATATTTTATCAGCAGCCTTAACAGACGCAGATCTTTCAATTCAAACTTTAGTTGAAGTTGCTTTACTTGGAACTTTTCCCCAACTTAGTTTTTATGGCGAAGAATATGAAAAGTCCCGTAATACTAAGTATTTTTTAAGTACAAAATTAGAAGCTGAGGATAATTATTTAATTAGTTTAGATCCGATTGATGGGACACAATATTATTTAGATGGTTTTGATAATTATCAAATCATTTTGACTATTTGGAGTCGAGATAATTGTGAAGCTGCGATCGCTCTTTCTCCTGCCCAAAATTGTTATTATTATATGTTAAGAAATCAGGGGGTTTATTACGGGAATTTATATCAAGATTTAGATCAATGTATACCACTCAAGGTAATTAATCCTAGTCCAACTATTTTGTTAGGTTGGGGCATGGCATATTTAAAACCTGCATTAATTAATAAATATCAAGTTATTGATCTGGAAAATTGTTATTCAGGCAAGAAAAAATTACCTAATTATAATGGCATCTTTTCAGGGGATTTAATTGGGTGGATAACTAAAAGAGGTAAATTTATTGATAGTGCAGCTTTAGCTTTTATGGCAGCAGAAAATGGTTGTTTGGTAACGGATTTGAATGGTTTACCTTTGCCACCTCCATTTACCTGTGAAAATTATAGTTATAATGGCGCGATCGTTGCTAATTCTCAGGCTGTTTATCAGGATTTACTCGCAGCTTGTCAACAATTGAATAATATTAATTAG
- a CDS encoding polysaccharide export ABC-transporter ATP-binding protein: protein MNDTSVLISNVCKIYNQVSVVDHLSLAIDYGEIFGLLGPNGAGKSTTIRMLITLAKPDQGTIKIAGYDVLRHPNLVKRSIGVVLQQISVDGELSVWENLEFHGRMHHIPNPQRQTRIKRWLEYVNLSDRRDSLVKTLSGGMKRRLQIARALLHEPKILFLDEPTVGLDPQTRRRLWEIIQDLNSKGMTIVITSHYMEEVEFLCQRSGNGKPGRIGIMDAGKLIKLGTLEELRQQYGKAIALKQTEEGLESKFFADSQAANNYLDSLNDKTGIMIRDSNLEDIFVELTGRQLN, encoded by the coding sequence ATGAACGATACCTCGGTCTTAATATCAAATGTCTGCAAAATATACAATCAGGTTTCTGTAGTTGATCATCTTTCTTTAGCTATAGATTACGGAGAAATCTTTGGTTTATTAGGGCCAAACGGTGCTGGAAAATCTACCACTATTCGGATGCTAATAACCTTAGCTAAACCAGATCAAGGAACAATTAAAATTGCAGGTTATGATGTACTGCGTCATCCCAATTTAGTTAAGCGTAGTATAGGCGTAGTGCTGCAACAAATTAGCGTAGATGGGGAATTATCGGTGTGGGAAAACTTAGAATTTCATGGCAGAATGCACCACATTCCTAACCCACAAAGACAGACAAGGATTAAACGTTGGTTAGAATACGTCAACTTAAGCGATCGCCGTGATTCTTTGGTAAAAACCCTTTCTGGTGGTATGAAACGTCGGCTTCAGATTGCTAGAGCCTTATTACATGAACCCAAAATCTTATTTTTAGATGAACCTACGGTAGGTTTAGATCCTCAAACCCGTCGCCGTCTGTGGGAAATTATTCAGGATTTAAATAGCAAGGGGATGACTATTGTAATTACCAGTCATTATATGGAAGAAGTGGAGTTTCTATGTCAACGTTCAGGAAATGGCAAACCAGGGCGTATTGGCATTATGGATGCAGGGAAGTTAATCAAACTCGGCACATTAGAAGAATTAAGACAGCAATATGGTAAAGCGATCGCCCTTAAACAAACGGAGGAGGGATTAGAAAGTAAGTTTTTTGCAGATAGCCAGGCAGCTAATAATTATTTAGACTCTCTAAATGATAAAACAGGCATAATGATCCGTGATTCTAATTTAGAAGATATATTTGTTGAACTGACAGGACGTCAATTAAATTAG
- the hisS gene encoding histidyl-tRNA synthetase — MIQALRGTRDILPEEVGYWQLIEDTARDILGRAVYQEIRPPIFEQTALFERGIGEATDVVGKEMYTFKDRGDRSLTLRPEGTAGVVRAYISNKLHAQGGVQRLWYTGAMFRYERPQAGRQRQFHQLGLELLGTHTPRADVEVIALAVDILRSLGLKNLELEINSVGNGSDRALYRERLISYLEPYKDDLDQDSKDRLTRNPLRILDSKDPKTQEIAQNAPKIYESLSLESKRNFDTVLQLLTDLDIPYLLNHCLVRGLDYYTHTAFEIKSNDLGAQATVCGGGRYDGLVAQLGGAETPAVGWAIGLERLVLLLQKLQANPVITPDLYLVSRGEIAEAQGLLLAQKLRNAGIGVELDLSSGAFGKQFKRADRSGAVACLVIGEAEADNKTVNLKWLISGEQQAIAQADLLAMTAELKSKILNLKKN, encoded by the coding sequence ATGATTCAAGCACTTAGAGGAACAAGAGATATATTGCCAGAGGAAGTTGGTTACTGGCAATTAATAGAAGATACAGCCAGAGATATATTAGGTCGTGCGGTATACCAAGAGATTCGTCCCCCCATCTTTGAACAAACAGCTTTATTTGAGCGTGGTATTGGAGAAGCTACAGATGTAGTGGGCAAAGAAATGTATACCTTTAAAGATAGAGGCGATCGCTCATTAACTTTGCGTCCAGAAGGTACAGCAGGAGTAGTCAGGGCATATATAAGTAATAAACTCCATGCACAAGGGGGAGTACAGCGTCTTTGGTATACAGGGGCAATGTTTCGTTATGAACGTCCTCAAGCAGGTCGTCAAAGACAGTTTCATCAGCTAGGTTTAGAGTTATTAGGAACTCATACACCCCGTGCAGATGTAGAAGTTATTGCCTTGGCGGTAGATATTTTAAGATCTCTAGGTTTAAAAAATTTAGAGTTGGAAATTAATTCTGTCGGTAATGGTAGCGATCGCGCTTTATATCGTGAGAGATTAATTAGTTATCTTGAACCTTATAAGGATGATTTGGATCAAGATAGCAAAGACCGTTTAACTCGTAACCCGTTGAGGATTTTAGATAGTAAAGACCCAAAAACTCAGGAAATTGCCCAAAATGCCCCCAAAATTTACGAGAGCTTGAGTTTAGAATCGAAAAGAAACTTTGATACCGTATTGCAGCTATTAACGGATTTGGATATTCCCTATCTACTTAATCACTGTTTAGTTAGAGGTTTAGATTACTATACCCATACCGCCTTTGAAATTAAATCTAACGATCTAGGCGCACAAGCAACGGTTTGTGGTGGTGGACGCTATGATGGCTTAGTAGCCCAATTAGGAGGTGCAGAGACTCCCGCAGTCGGTTGGGCAATAGGTCTGGAAAGGTTGGTATTATTATTGCAGAAGTTGCAGGCTAATCCTGTAATTACCCCCGATCTCTATCTGGTGTCGCGCGGAGAAATCGCAGAAGCCCAAGGATTATTACTCGCACAAAAATTACGCAATGCTGGTATTGGTGTTGAACTAGATTTAAGCAGTGGTGCTTTTGGTAAACAATTTAAACGTGCCGATCGCAGTGGGGCAGTAGCCTGTTTAGTTATTGGGGAGGCAGAGGCAGACAATAAAACCGTTAATTTAAAATGGTTAATTTCAGGGGAGCAACAAGCGATCGCCCAAGCTGATTTATTGGCAATGACGGCAGAATTGAAAAGCAAAATTCTTAATTTAAAGAAAAATTAG
- a CDS encoding protein-tyrosine kinase: MPDRSSDHFTYLPFKTKNGNGINRNGNENYVYSLPGINQPNKEANEDNLDLRLLTSVIKHRIRLISTITLGLTAATAIFTFLQKPKYQGSFQLLVEPVAEEQESPLALLQQDLNGLDYQTQVEVLSSPRVLNPVIAKLRQKYPEIEYQTLIKPKKSPLKIKQLDETKILEISYIDPDPEKIQFVLNNLNAAYLRYSLEEKRAKAKQGIDFVQSQLPDQRKQVDDLQSKVQKFRQQHNLLDPQQQAGILATQQVDFEQKLFDTQAKIKETKSLYTLLQQQLGLQPNQALAASYLSESPRYQNLLNELQQVEVELAKESTRFLPDNPIVKTLEEKREKLSTLLQQEAKGVLGGNLANTVDNTPNLTSPSSLRLELNQKYIEAANELEILQIREKALNVGLAQINQWTEQMPVIARQYTDLTRELKVATQTLTRFLTAQEELELQGAQNALPWQTIFEPKVLEQPISPNPVRNLALSLFSGLLLGISAALLAERLDPVYHSFEELKESVNLPILGIIPVQKDLQPLHQLQLQPKKEKMGLPQLKVGDVPLNFNNTSIVTSKIGSQRYIASPFLESFRSLNTNLKLLGSDNTSLSLIISSSIPSEGKSTIAANLAQAAAAMGQRVLLLDADLRRPQAHLWLGVENQQGLSNILATGLDVQDAIIQVPEWENLWVITAGDIPPDPTRLLSSQKMSRLMEYLRSSGKYDLIIYDTPPILGFADGRILSSHTDGIVLVVKIGQTDRGLVKENIDNIKMSNIPILGIVANHANSNANSNHYYSHYYAERK, encoded by the coding sequence ATGCCCGATAGAAGTTCAGATCATTTTACCTATCTACCTTTCAAAACTAAAAACGGCAATGGTATTAATAGAAACGGTAATGAGAATTATGTTTATTCTCTACCTGGTATTAATCAGCCAAATAAGGAAGCTAATGAGGATAATCTCGATCTGCGCCTACTTACCAGCGTCATTAAACACCGTATCCGCCTAATCAGTACAATAACTTTAGGCTTAACCGCAGCTACAGCAATTTTTACTTTTTTACAAAAACCTAAATATCAAGGTAGTTTCCAGCTTTTAGTAGAACCTGTGGCTGAAGAACAGGAAAGTCCTTTAGCCTTGTTGCAACAGGATTTAAATGGCTTAGATTACCAAACCCAAGTAGAAGTATTAAGCAGCCCTAGGGTACTTAACCCTGTTATCGCCAAACTTAGACAAAAATATCCTGAAATTGAATATCAAACGTTAATTAAACCTAAAAAATCTCCGCTTAAGATAAAACAGTTAGATGAAACTAAAATCTTAGAAATATCTTATATAGATCCAGATCCCGAAAAAATCCAATTTGTTTTAAATAATTTAAACGCAGCTTATCTAAGATATTCCCTAGAAGAAAAAAGAGCTAAAGCTAAACAAGGTATTGATTTTGTTCAAAGTCAATTGCCAGATCAAAGAAAACAAGTAGATGATTTGCAAAGTAAGGTACAAAAATTTCGTCAACAACATAATCTACTAGATCCGCAACAACAAGCAGGAATATTAGCCACACAACAGGTAGATTTTGAACAAAAGTTATTTGATACTCAAGCTAAAATCAAAGAAACCAAGTCTTTATACACGTTACTACAGCAGCAATTAGGATTACAGCCAAATCAAGCACTTGCAGCTAGTTATTTAAGTGAATCACCACGCTATCAAAACTTATTAAACGAATTACAGCAAGTGGAAGTAGAGTTAGCCAAAGAATCGACTCGCTTTTTACCTGATAACCCGATTGTTAAAACTTTAGAGGAAAAAAGAGAAAAGTTAAGTACACTTTTGCAGCAGGAAGCTAAGGGAGTTTTAGGTGGTAATTTAGCCAATACTGTCGATAATACCCCTAATTTGACTTCTCCTAGTTCCTTACGTTTAGAACTAAATCAAAAGTATATTGAGGCTGCTAATGAACTGGAAATTTTGCAAATTAGAGAGAAAGCTTTAAACGTGGGGTTAGCCCAAATTAACCAATGGACAGAACAAATGCCTGTTATTGCCCGTCAGTATACGGATTTAACGCGGGAATTGAAGGTAGCCACACAAACCCTAACTCGCTTTTTAACCGCTCAAGAAGAATTAGAACTACAAGGAGCGCAAAATGCTTTACCTTGGCAAACTATCTTTGAACCTAAAGTATTAGAACAACCTATTTCCCCTAATCCTGTACGTAATTTAGCTTTAAGCTTATTTTCTGGATTGTTATTAGGTATTAGTGCTGCATTACTGGCAGAGCGTTTAGACCCAGTTTATCACTCCTTTGAGGAATTAAAAGAAAGTGTTAATTTACCAATATTAGGTATAATTCCTGTTCAAAAAGATCTCCAACCCTTACATCAGTTGCAACTTCAGCCCAAAAAAGAAAAAATGGGTTTACCTCAGTTAAAAGTTGGGGATGTTCCTTTAAATTTCAACAATACTTCGATAGTAACTTCTAAAATTGGTTCACAACGCTATATAGCATCTCCTTTTTTGGAATCTTTTCGTTCCCTCAATACTAATTTAAAGCTACTAGGTTCTGATAATACTAGTTTGTCTTTAATTATTAGTTCTTCGATTCCCTCTGAGGGTAAATCTACTATTGCTGCTAATCTGGCTCAAGCTGCTGCTGCTATGGGGCAAAGGGTGTTACTGCTAGATGCAGATTTACGTCGTCCGCAAGCTCATTTATGGCTTGGAGTTGAGAATCAACAAGGTTTGAGTAATATTTTGGCTACAGGCTTAGATGTTCAAGATGCAATTATTCAAGTTCCTGAATGGGAAAACCTGTGGGTGATTACCGCAGGTGATATTCCGCCCGATCCTACAAGACTACTTTCTTCTCAAAAGATGTCTAGGTTGATGGAGTATCTTAGAAGCAGTGGTAAGTATGATTTAATTATTTACGACACTCCGCCTATACTGGGCTTTGCTGATGGTCGAATTCTATCAAGTCATACGGATGGGATAGTTTTAGTGGTAAAAATTGGTCAAACCGATCGCGGTTTGGTAAAAGAAAATATTGACAACATAAAAATGTCTAACATCCCTATATTAGGCATAGTGGCAAATCATGCTAATTCTAATGCCAATTCCAATCACTACTATAGTCATTATTATGCTGAACGAAAATAG